Proteins from a genomic interval of Verrucomicrobiia bacterium:
- a CDS encoding replication-associated recombination protein A: MAREDLFPEVAAPQTSNPAEIQPAPHQPLAARMRPRNLSEFVGQSHILGEGQLLRRAIEADRIQSLIFYGPPGTGKTSLAQIIARQTSSKFERLSGVESNVADMRRVLAAAANRLENKRQSTILFIDEIHRFNKAQQDVLLPDVEAGVVRLIGATTHNPFFFVNSPLVSRSQIFELRPLNEAELYLLLQRALSDSERGLGHIRMQADEAALRHLAKLADGDARKALNALEIAALTTSPDAQGLVRLDLRVAEQSIQKKAIVYDDEDAHYDAISAFIKSMRGSDPDAALYWLAKMIRAGEDPRFIARRIVIHAAEDVGLADPMALVLANAAFQAAEFIGWPEARIPLAEAVIYIATAPKSNSTVAAIGAAMKDVESGRTLPVPEHLRDSHYPGAKRLGHGQNYQYAHDFPEHFVVQDYLGAVKRYYEPTDQGAERKIQERLAKWRAQKKPEGPT; the protein is encoded by the coding sequence ATGGCGCGAGAAGACCTGTTCCCGGAAGTGGCCGCTCCACAAACCTCGAATCCTGCGGAAATCCAGCCCGCGCCCCATCAACCGCTCGCCGCGCGAATGCGGCCCCGGAATCTGTCCGAGTTCGTCGGGCAATCCCACATTCTTGGCGAGGGCCAATTGCTGCGCCGGGCCATTGAAGCCGACCGCATCCAATCTCTGATCTTTTACGGGCCCCCTGGCACCGGCAAGACATCCCTGGCGCAGATTATCGCCCGGCAAACCAGCAGCAAATTCGAGCGCCTCAGCGGTGTCGAATCCAATGTCGCCGATATGCGCCGGGTGCTGGCGGCTGCCGCCAATCGCCTCGAAAACAAGCGACAATCGACCATCCTCTTTATCGATGAAATCCACCGCTTTAATAAAGCCCAACAGGACGTTTTGTTGCCCGATGTCGAAGCCGGGGTGGTGCGCCTGATCGGCGCCACGACCCATAACCCATTCTTTTTTGTCAATTCCCCCCTGGTTTCGCGCTCGCAAATCTTCGAACTCCGGCCCTTGAACGAAGCGGAGCTTTACCTCCTGCTGCAGCGGGCGCTGTCCGATTCCGAACGCGGGCTGGGCCACATTCGAATGCAGGCGGACGAAGCGGCGTTGAGGCACCTGGCCAAACTGGCCGATGGCGACGCCCGCAAAGCCCTCAATGCTTTGGAGATTGCGGCCCTGACTACTTCCCCTGACGCCCAAGGCCTCGTGCGCCTCGACCTGCGCGTCGCTGAACAGAGCATCCAGAAAAAGGCTATCGTTTATGACGACGAAGACGCGCATTACGACGCCATTTCGGCTTTTATAAAATCCATGCGCGGCAGCGACCCGGATGCGGCCTTATATTGGCTGGCAAAAATGATTCGCGCCGGCGAAGACCCCCGCTTTATCGCCCGGCGCATTGTCATCCATGCGGCTGAGGACGTCGGACTGGCCGACCCCATGGCTCTGGTGCTGGCCAATGCCGCCTTTCAAGCGGCTGAATTCATCGGCTGGCCTGAGGCGCGCATCCCTCTGGCTGAAGCGGTCATCTATATCGCTACCGCACCCAAAAGCAACAGCACCGTCGCGGCTATCGGCGCCGCCATGAAGGATGTGGAGTCCGGACGCACATTGCCAGTCCCCGAACACCTGCGCGATTCCCATTATCCGGGAGCCAAACGCCTCGGACACGGCCAGAACTATCAGTATGCCCATGATTTCCCCGAGCACTTCGTCGTGCAAGACTACCTCGGAGCAGTTAAACGTTATTACGAGCCGACCGACCAAGGCGCGGAGCGGAAGATTCAGGAGCGACTGGCAAAATGGCGAGCACAGAAAAAGCCCGAAGGGCCAACGTAA